In Topomyia yanbarensis strain Yona2022 chromosome 2, ASM3024719v1, whole genome shotgun sequence, one DNA window encodes the following:
- the LOC131679388 gene encoding uncharacterized protein LOC131679388 has protein sequence MVPAVIETLKNLYGRPEQLLQTLVAKAKRADPPRIDRLQTFIKFGVVVQQLSDHLTAAGLRDHLVNPMLIHELVDKLPSSTKLEWVRYKRQRAIVTLATFADFLSEIVSEASEVTLFTEMQPEQNRRDAKDRREHTRRDRQPEGFLHTHFGEGEDWCPAVQKQYDRKSEELEDKRKLCRVCNRTDHRIRYCEDFRKLSWDQRMREVNRWKLCNICLNEHGQTRCRFKIKCTVGTCQERHHPLLHPPNHQRYLTPVTTDCNAHDLQSNQPVLFRMVPVRLTNGKRFVDVIAFLDEGASYSLVETEVAEHTKLEGESQPILVKWTAGMTRMERDSKRVDLSISGRNSMKQFALKNVHTVDQLKLPKQTLDYTHVAAKYSHLKGLPVTDYRSGTTKILIGLKHLHVYAPLESRIGNAGEPLAVRTHLGWTVYGPQEGGESSTTFSCHHDVQRAADLELHELLRSHYVLEESGISVTMLPESVDDRRARKILEETTVWVGDRYETGLLWKKDHPELPDSYPMAVKRMQNLEKKLSKNPELQRNVSQQINQYLEKGYAHKLTVQDTEDAVPGKVWYLPLNVVLNSKKPNKVRLVWDAAAAVKGISLNSALLKGPDLLTNLPVVLYHFRERPIAFGGDITEMYHQIQIRRSDKQLQRFLFRNDPSGPPQTYVMDVATFGSTSSPCSAQYIKNKNAREFIEQFPDAVEAIIGKHYVDDYLDSTDTVESAIKRAVEVRMIHSKAGFRIRSWVSNSAAFLEELGEPRTDKLVHFSSDKTTTTERVLGVSWDASEDVFVFSTKLRSDLEPFITGSKRPTKRQVSSCVMSFFDPHGFLAPFTIHGKLIIQDLWRSGCSWDEKIDDDSADKWNRWTAPMLAVDKLRIPRCYFSSALPQDRENLQLHVFVDAYGCVAYFRAVIDGKPRCALVASKAKVAPLQHLSRLELLAAVIGARLSQSIKTGHSFPITRTFLWTDSRTVLAWIQSDHRKYKQFVAFSIGEILSQVGPDDWRWLPSKMNSADVLTKWKPGQPLDANGEYVKGHEFLHRPMQYWPPEETVTQNPKEELRAVHLFHEIVSTQTLIDSTRFSCWNVLIRTVACIFRFISNCRTKKLHQRIAALPASPRLLKVINKPLTAVVTPLTREEYRSAENYLWRMVQQETFGDEVKILFKNRGLPPERWYALERCSPLFKLSPMLDEHNVIRLESRSAHAEFISFELRFPIVLPKDHDVTKKLLLFYHKKFGHANRETVVNEIRQRFYIPKLRAAVLQVSKKCIWCRVHKCSPTFPRMAPLPDQRLTSRMRPFSFVGIDYFGPLNVTVGRRNEKRWVALMTCLTTRAIHMEVAHGLTSQACIMAIRRFMCRRGVPLEFFSDNGTNFQAVSKEFGRLGRQIDIDCAEAFTDARTQWHFNPPSAPHMGGSWERLVRSAKEAMKAFDDGRKLTDEVLLTVLAESEEMINSRPLTYMPQESAEEEALTPNHFLRGLPSDERKLEPVAVNPAEALRDQYKRSQQLADVLWQRWVKEYIPTINRRTKWYEDSEPIAVGDLVYITDGSSRRCWTRGVVEQLIRGRDGRVRQAMVRTNRRILRRAVTKLAVLELGGKSGQGTELGPELREGGLLAPLH, from the coding sequence ATGGTGCCAGCCGTCATCGAGACTCTTAAAAACCTATATGGTCGACCGGAACAACTTCTCCAGACACTAGTAGCAAAGGCAAAAAGAGCGGACCCCCCACGCATCGACCGATTGCAGACGTTCATCAAGTTCGGCGTCGTTGTACAGCAACTTAGCGACCACCTAACTGCAGCCGGCCTCCGGGACCACCTGGTAAACCCCATGCTGATTCATGAGCTTGTGGATAAACTTCCATCTAGCACTAAGCTTGAGTGGGTGCGCTACAAACGACAGCGAGCTATAGTGACTTTGGCAACATTTGCGGATTTTTTGTCAGAGATCGTATCGGAGGCCAGTGAAGTGACGCTCTTCACCGAAATGCAGCCGGAGCAAAACCGCCGGGATGCCAAGGACAGACGCGAACATACGCGCAGAGACAGACAACCGGAAGGGTTCCTGCACACACATTTCGGCGAGGGGGAAGACTGGTGTCCGGCTGTCCAAAAGCAGTACGACAGAAAATCAGAAGAGCTGGAGGATAAGCGTAAACTCTGTCGAGTCTGCAATCGGACAGATCATCGAATTCGCTACTGCGAAGATTTTCGTAAGCTCTCCTGGGACCAACGAATGAGGGAGGTAAACAGGTGGAAATTATGCAACATTTGCCTGAACGAACATGGTCAGACGCGATGTCGTTTCAAGATTAAATGTACCGTTGGGACCTGCCAAGAACGACATCATCCATTGCTTCATCCGCCGAACCATCAGCGCTATTTGACACCTGTGACAACAGATTGCAACGCCCATGATTTGCAGTCAAATCAACCAGTTCTATTTCGAATGGTTCCGGTCAGGCTGACCAACGGTAAGCGGTTCGTGGACGTGATCGCCTTTCTCGATGAGGGCGCATCCTATTCGCTTGTGGAAACGGAAGTGGCAGAACATACTAAGCTAGAAGGGGAGTCACAGCCAATTCTGGTGAAATGGACTGCCGGAATGACACGTATGGAACGTGACTCAAAACGTGTTGATCTGTCGATCTCGGGGCGAAATTCGATGAAGCAATtcgctttgaaaaatgttcacacagttgatcaactaaaactaccAAAGCAAACGTTGGACTACACGCATGTTGCAGCAAAATATAGTCACTTGAAAGGTTTGCCTGTGACCGATTATCGTAGTGGTACTACAAAAATTTTGATTGGTCTGAAACATCTACATGTTTACGCCCCTCTGGAATCACGTATTGGAAATGCAGGTGAACCACTTGCAGTGCGTACTCATCTTGGATGGACAGTTTATGGTCCACAGGAAGGTGGCGAGTCTTCGACAACATTTTCCTGTCATCATGATGTTCAGCGAGCGGCGGATCTTGAACTCCATGAACTACTTCGGAGCCACTACGTGCTGGAGGAATCTGGAATATCAGTTACCATGCTTCCGGAATCAGTCGATGATCGCCGCGCTcgcaaaatattagaggaaactACCGTCTGGGTGGGAGACCGTTACGAAACCGGTCTTTTGTGGAAGAAAGACCACCCTGAATTACCGGACAGCTACCCCATGGCAGTGAAGCGAATGCAAAATCTGGAAAAGAAGCTGTCCAAAAATCCTGAATTGCAAAGGAACGTGTCCCAGCAAATCAATCAGTATTTGGAAAAGGGATACGCACACAAATTAACGGTTCAGGATACAGAGGACGCGGTACCAGGTAAAGTTTGGTACCTTCCATTGAACGTGGTACTCAACTCGAAGAAACCAAACAAGGTTCGTCTGGTTTGGGATGCGGCAGCAGCAGTCAAAGGAATCTCGCTCAATTCAGCATTACTCAAGGGACCGGATCTACTCACTAACCTGCCCGTCGTGCTGTATCATTTCCGTGAGCGGCCAATCGCTTTTGGGGGCGACATCACTGAAATGTATCACCAGATTCAGATCAGGCGGAGTGATAAGCAGTTACAGCGGTTTCTTTTTCGAAACGACCCATCCGGTCCCCCACAAACCTACGTAATGGACGTGGCAACCTTTGGATCAACGTCATCTCCGTGCTCCGCGCAgtacataaaaaataaaaatgcgcGAGAGTTTATTGAGCAGTTTCCGGATGCGGTAGAAGCGATTATTGGCAAGCACTACGTCGACGACTACTTAGACAGCACCGATACTGTCGAGAGTGCGATCAAACGGGCAGTCGAAGTAAGGATGATCCATTCCAAGGCTGGATTCCGCATTCGTAGTTGGGTCTCTAACTCTGCTGCCTTTCTTGAAGAACTAGGCGAGCCTAGAACAGACAAACTGGTTCACTTCAGTTCCGACAAAACTACCACTACTGAGCGTGTTCTAGGGGTTTCATGGGATGCGTCGGAGGATGTTTTCGTGTTCTCAACTAAACTACGAAGTGATCTTGAACCGTTCATTACGGGAAGCAAGCGGCCAACGAAGCGCCAAGTATCCAGCTGCGTCATGAGCTTCTTTGATCCTCACGGTTTCCTAGCTCCCTTTACGATTCACGGAAAGCTGATCATCCAAGACTTGTGGCGGAGCGGGTGCTCTTGGGATGagaaaattgacgacgattctGCTGACAAGTGGAACCGATGGACTGCGCCAATGCTGGCAGTCGATAAATTAAGAATACCCCGTTGCTATTTCTCTTCAGCACTCCCACAGGACCGCGAAAACTTGCAGCTACACGTTTTTGTTGATGCCTACGGTTGTGTCGCATATTTTCGAGCCGTGATTGATGGTAAGCCTAGGTGTGCACTAGTCGCATCCAAAGCAAAAGTAGCGCCGTTGCAGCATCTGTCTAGATTGGAACTACTAGCGGCAGTTATTGGTGCTAGGTTATCCCAGTCAATTAAGACAGGACACTCTTTTCCCATCACTAGAACCTTCCTATGGACCGACTCTCGGACGGTATTGGCGTGGATTCAATCAGACCACCGGAAATACAAACAGTTCGTGGCGTTCAGCATAGGTGAAATTCTCAGTCAGGTAGGCCCCGATGATTGGCGCTGGCTCCCAAGCAAAATGAACAGCGCTGATGTATTAACGAAATGGAAACCCGGTCAGCCTTTGGATGCAAACGGTGAATATGTGAAAGGACACGAATTTCTGCACCGTCCGATGCAATATTGGCCTCCTGAAGAAACTGTGACACAAAATCCAAAGGAAGAGCTTCGAGCCGTTCATTTGTTTCACGAAATAGTTTCCACTCAAACGCTTATTGACTCCACCCGCTTTTCATGTTGGAACGTTTTAATTAGAACGGTTGCCTGTATTTTTAGGTTCATTTCGAACTGTCGCACGAAAAAATTACACCAACGAATTGCAGCGTTGCCTGCCTCACCGAGGCTCTTGAAGGTTATAAACAAGCCATTGACAGCAGTAGTGACCCCACTTACCAGAGAGGAATATCGAAGTGCTGAAAATTACCTATGGAGAATGGTTCAACAAGAGACCTTTGGCGACGAAGTAAAGATCTTGTTCAAGAATCGCGGTTTGCCTCCCGAGCGATGGTACGCTTTAGAACGTTGCAGTCCTCTATTCAAACTATCACCGATGTTGGATGAGCATAATGTTATCCGGTTGGAGAGTCGATCTGCACATGCTGAATTTATTTCGTTCGAGCTGAGATTTCCGATTGTGCTCCCTAAAGACCATGACGTCACTAAGAAGCTTTTACTTTTCTACCACAAGAAATTTGGTCACGCTAATCGTGAGACGGTAGTGAACGAGATTCGACAGCGCTTTTATATCCCGAAATTGCGCGCAGCAGTACTACAGGTATCGAAGAAATGCATCTGGTGTCGAGTCCACAAATGTTCTCCAACATTTCCCAGAATGGCACCTTTGCCCGATCAGAGGCTCACGTCGAGAATGCGACCATTTAGTTTCGTGGGCATCGACTATTTTGGGCCACTCAACGTTACTGTCGGACGGCGGAACGAAAAGCGATGGGTGGCATTGATGACGTGCTTGACCACTAGAGCCATACACATGGAGGTTGCTCACGGTCTCACCAGCCAGGCGTGCATCATGGCCATACGTAGATTTATGTGTCGCAGAGGAGTCCCCCTTGAATTCTTTTCGGATAAtgggacaaattttcaagctgTAAGTAAAGAGTTTGGAAGGCTAGGAAGACAAATTGACATCGATTGCGCGGAAGCTTTCACGGATGCTCGAACGCAGTGGCACTTCAACCCACCTTCGGCCCCTCACATGGGTGGTAGCTGGGAAAGGCTGGTGAGGTCTGCAAAGGAGGCAATGAAGGCATTCGATGATGGAAGAAAACTAACCGACGAAGTGTTGTTGACTGTTTTGGCAGAATCGGAAGAAATGATCAACTCTCGGCCGTTGACGTACATGCCTCAGGAGTCAGCGGAGGAAGAGGCCTTGACACCTAATCATTTCCTTCGTGGACTGCCATCCGATGAACGCAAGTTGGAACCTGTAGCCGTCAACCCGGCTGAAGCTCTTAGGGACCAGTACAAGAGATCACAACAACTGGCAGATGTGCTGTGGCAGCGATGGGTGAAAGAATATATTCCTACCATCAACCGTCGGACTAAGTGGTATGAAGATTCCGAGCCGATTGCTGTAGGTGATTTAGTGTATATAACGGATGGAAGCAGCCGCAGATGCTGGACTCGTGGTGTTGTGGAACAGTTGATTCGAGGTCGCGACGGGAGAGTACGCCAGGCGATGGTCAGAACGAACAGAAGGATACTGCGTCGCGCGGTGACAAAGCTAGCGGTACTAGAGCTAGGTGGTAAATCTGGCCAAGGAACCGAGCTTGGACCAGAGTTACGGGAGGGGGGATTATTGGCACCACTGCACTGA